The Salminus brasiliensis chromosome 8, fSalBra1.hap2, whole genome shotgun sequence genome has a window encoding:
- the ankrd44 gene encoding serine/threonine-protein phosphatase 6 regulatory ankyrin repeat subunit C isoform X2, whose amino-acid sequence MAVLKLVDQPPLVQAIFNGDPEEIRMLIFKSEDINALDAEKRTPLHAAAFLGDAEITELLILSGARVNAKDNMWLTPLHRAVASRSEEAVRVLIRHSADVNARDKNWQTPLHVAAANKALRCAEVIIPLLSSVNVSDRGGRTALHHAALNGHTEMVNLLLAKGANINAFDKKDGRALHWAAYMGHLDVVCLLVDQGAEVSCKDKRGYTPLHAAASNGQINVVKHLLNLSVEIDEANAFGNTALHVACFNGQDAVVSELIDYGANVSQPNNKGFTPLHFAAASTHGALCLEFLVNNGADVNVQSRDGKSPLHMTAVHGRFTRSQTLIQNGGEIDSVDKDGNTPLHIAARYGHELLINTLITSGADCTRRGVHGMFPLHLAALNAHADCCRKLLSSGRRYSIICPLSNDSVLCAGFQIDTPDSLGRTCLHAAAAGGNVECVKLLLSSGADHNRTDKHGRTPLHYAAASRHFQCLETLVSCVTRINATDQWGRSALHYAAASDLDRRRRVALEPESPGVQAEKEKEAASCLEFLLKSGATASQKDKQGYSAVYYAAAYGHRHCLELLLEKEENHQDEMDSSSTRSPLHLAAYHGHAQALEVLLQGHCEVDQGDEVGRTALALAALRGHTDCALTLLNHGASPRSRDSTRGRTPIHLAVMNGHTSCVRLLLEDSDCADLVDAADSQGQTPLMLAVVGGHVDAVSLLLEREASVDTADHQGLTALHLGLLCGQEECVQCLLEQEASVLLGDAKGRTALHLAAARGHASWLSELLSIACSEAPTPPPRDNQGYTPLHWACYNGHEGCVEVLLEQKGCRCFDGNPFTPLHCAVVNDHESCATLLLEAMGSEIVTCKDSKDRTPLHAAAFAGHVDCVQLLLAHDAPVDAVDQSGRSALMMAAERGAVGVVEALLTSASADLSLTDQKGNTALHLACCNGKEDCAMLILEKLPDATLIKATNAALQTPLHLAARSGLKQTVQELLSRGASVQVLDENGFTPALACAPSREVADCLALILATMMPFCSPCSSGAPSPGALLRSLPRQAKGPQGPRGPSSEGTTTENDSDSETF is encoded by the exons ATGGCTGTTCTGAAACTCGTCGATCAG CCGCCTCTTGTTCAGGCCATCTTCAATGGAGACCCTGAGGAGATACGCATGCTCATCTTCAAATCGGAGGACATCAATGCGCTG GATGCAGAGAAGCGTACTCCACTCCACGCTGCAGCGTTTCTGGGGGATGCTGAGATCACCGAGCTGCTCATCCTCTCTG GGGCTCGGGTCAATGCCAAAGACAACATGTGGCTCACCCCTCTTCACAGGGCTGTTGCGTCCAGGAGTGAG GAGGCGGTACGTGTGCTGATCCGTCACTCGGCCGACGTGAACGCTCGGGATAAGAACTGGCAGACTCCGCTGCACGTGGCTGCCGCTAACAAGGCTCTGCGCTGTGCTGAGGTCATCATCCCACTCCTCAGCAGCGTTAACGTCTCGGACCGCGGGGGGCGCACAGCTCTGCACCACGCCGCCCTCAATGGACACACTGAG ATGGTCAACTTGCTCCTGGCTAAAGGTGCTAACATCAATGCCTTTGATAAGAAGGATGGCCGTGCTCTCCACTGGGCTGCCTACATGG GCCACTTAGATGTGGTGTGTCTGCTGGTGGACCAGGGGGCAGAGGTCAGTTGTAAGGACAAGCGAGGATACACACCACTCCACGCTGCCGCCTCCAATGGACAGATCAATGTAGTCAAACACCTGCTCAACCTGTCTGTGGAG ATAGATGAGGCCAATGCATTTGGGAACACCGCACTGCACGTGGCCTGTTTTAATGGTCaggatgcagtggtcagtgagctgATCGATTACGGGGCCAATGTGAGTCAGCCCAATAATAAAGGCTTCACCCCTCTCCACTTTGCTGCGGCATCCACTCATGGAGCACTTTGCCTGGAGTTCCTGGTCAACAACGGAGCTGACGTGAATGTGCAG AGCCGAGATGGGAAGAGTCCTCTCCACATGACTGCAGTGCATGGGCGCTTTACACGTTCACAGACCCTCATCCAGAACG GTGGAGAGATTGATTCTGTGGATAAGGATGGCAACACTCCTTTACACATTGCCGCTCGTTATGGTCATGAACTGCTCATCAACACCTTAATCACTAGTGGAGCCGATTgcaccag gagagGAGTTCATGGAATGTTCCCCCTGCACTTGGCTGCTCTGAATGCTCATGCTGACTGCTGCCGGAAGCTCCTCTCCTCAG GACGGAGGTATAGCATAATCTGCCCACTCAGTAACGACTCGGTCCTGTGTGCAGGCTTCCAGATCGACACCCCGGACAGCCTGGGGCGGACCTGTCTGCATGCTGCCGCCGCTGGAGG GAATGTGGAGTGTGTAAAGCTGCTGCTCAGCAGTGGAGCAGACCACAACCGAACAGATAAACACGGGAG GACTCCTCTTCACTATGCAGCTGCCAGTCGTCATTTTCAGTGCCTGGAGACTCTGGTGTCCTGCGTTACCCGCATTAATGCCACTGACCAATGGGGACGCTCTGCCCTGCACTATGCTGCTGCCTCTGACCTGGACAGAAG GCGACGAGTAGCCCTGGAGCCAGAGAGTCCTGGAGTGCAAgccgagaaagagaaagaggcagcTTC GTGCCTCGAGTTCCTGCTGAAGAGCGGAGCTACTGCTTCACAGAAGGACAAACAGGGCTATAGTGCTGTGTACTACGCTGCTGCCTATGGCCACAGACACTGCTTGGAGCTG cTCTTGGAAAAAGAGGAGAACCATCAGGATGAGATGGACAGTTCCAGCACTAGGAGTCCACTGCATCTAGCC GCGTACCACGGCCATGCGCAGGCTCTAGAGGTCCTGCTACAGGGTCACTGTGAGGTGGACCAGGGGGATGAGGTAGGTCGCACCGCTCTGGCCTTGGCTGCTCTCAGGGGCCACACTGACTGTGCTCTGACCCTGCTGAACCATGGAGCGTCGCCACGCAGTAGAGACTCCACCCGCGGACGCACGCCCATCCATCTGGCAG TGATGAATGGCCATACGTCTTGTGTGCGCCTCCTGCTGGAAGACTCTGACTGTGCAGACCTGGTGGATGCAGCTGATTCTCAGGGACA gACCCCCCTGATGCTGGCAGTGGTGGGGGGTCATGTGGATGCTGTGTCTCTACTGTTGGAGCGAGAGGCCAGTGTGGACACAGCTGACCATCAGGGACTGACTGCACTTCACTTAGGG ttgcTGTGTGGGCAGGAGGAGTGTGTGCAGTGTCTGCTGGAGCAGGAAGCCTCAGTGTTGCTGGGAGACGCGAAGGGCCGCACGGCTCTGCACCTAGCTGCTGCGAGAGGCCACGCGTCCTGGCTGAGCGAACTGCTGAGCATAGCCTGTTCTGAGGCCCCCACGCCTCCGCCACGGGACAACCAGGGATACACACCCCTACACTGGGCCTGCTACAACG GTCATGAGGGCTGTGTGGAGGTGCTACTGGAACAGAAAGGCTGTCGATGTTTTGATGGAAACCCCTTCACCCctctgcactgtgctgt AGTAAATGACCACGAGTCCTGTGCCACTCTTCTGCTGGAAGCCATGGGCTCAGAGATAGTGACCTGCAAGGACTCTAAGGACAG GACGCCTCTTCATGCAGCTGCATTTGCTGGCCATGTGGACTGTGTTCAGCTGCTCCTGGCCCATGATGCTCCTGTGGATGCTGTGGACCAGTCAGGGCGCAGTGCGCTCATGATGGCAGCCGAGAGAGGTGCGGTTGGAGTTGTAG AGGCTCTCCTCACCAGTGCCAGTGCAGATCTGAGTTTGACTGACCAAAAAGGCAACACCGCGCTACACCTTGCTTGCTGTAAT GGAAAGGAGGACTGTGCTATGTTAATTTTGGAGAAACTTCCAGATGCCACCCTAATCAAGGCCACGAACGCTGCACTCCAGAC tcCCCTCCACCTGGCTGCCCGCAGTGGTCTGAAGCAGACGGTGCAGGAGCTGCTGTCCCGCGGTGCCAGCGTGCAGGTCCTGGACGAGAATG GTTTCACTCCCGCTCTGGCTTGTGCTCCTAGCAGAGAAGTGGCAGACTGCCTGGCTCTCATTCTGGCTACCATGATGCCTTTCTGCTCCCCTTGCAGCTCCGGAGCGCCCTCCCCAGGGGCCCTGCTGAGGTCCCTGCCCCGCCAAGCCAAAGGCCCTCAGGGCCCACGGGGCCCTTCCAGCGAGGGCACGACCACGGAAAACGACTCAGACTCGGAGACCTTTTGA
- the ankrd44 gene encoding uncharacterized protein ankrd44 isoform X3, translating to MCLKWLQWYYRTCPRFHPDMLSVCSQPPLVQAIFNGDPEEIRMLIFKSEDINALDAEKRTPLHAAAFLGDAEITELLILSGARVNAKDNMWLTPLHRAVASRSEEAVRVLIRHSADVNARDKNWQTPLHVAAANKALRCAEVIIPLLSSVNVSDRGGRTALHHAALNGHTEMVNLLLAKGANINAFDKKDGRALHWAAYMGHLDVVCLLVDQGAEVSCKDKRGYTPLHAAASNGQINVVKHLLNLSVEIDEANAFGNTALHVACFNGQDAVVSELIDYGANVSQPNNKGFTPLHFAAASTHGALCLEFLVNNGADVNVQSRDGKSPLHMTAVHGRFTRSQTLIQNGGEIDSVDKDGNTPLHIAARYGHELLINTLITSGADCTRRGVHGMFPLHLAALNAHADCCRKLLSSGFQIDTPDSLGRTCLHAAAAGGNVECVKLLLSSGADHNRTDKHGRTPLHYAAASRHFQCLETLVSCVTRINATDQWGRSALHYAAASDLDRRRRVALEPESPGVQAEKEKEAASCLEFLLKSGATASQKDKQGYSAVYYAAAYGHRHCLELLLEKEENHQDEMDSSSTRSPLHLAAYHGHAQALEVLLQGHCEVDQGDEVGRTALALAALRGHTDCALTLLNHGASPRSRDSTRGRTPIHLAVMNGHTSCVRLLLEDSDCADLVDAADSQGQTPLMLAVVGGHVDAVSLLLEREASVDTADHQGLTALHLGLLCGQEECVQCLLEQEASVLLGDAKGRTALHLAAARGHASWLSELLSIACSEAPTPPPRDNQGYTPLHWACYNGHEGCVEVLLEQKGCRCFDGNPFTPLHCAVVNDHESCATLLLEAMGSEIVTCKDSKDRTPLHAAAFAGHVDCVQLLLAHDAPVDAVDQSGRSALMMAAERGAVGVVEALLTSASADLSLTDQKGNTALHLACCNGKEDCAMLILEKLPDATLIKATNAALQTPLHLAARSGLKQTVQELLSRGASVQVLDENGFTPALACAPSREVADCLALILATMMPFCSPCSSGAPSPGALLRSLPRQAKGPQGPRGPSSEGTTTENDSDSETF from the exons ATGTGTCTGAAGTGGCTGCAGTGGTATTATCGCACATGTCCTCGTTTCCACCCTGACATGCTCTCTGTTTGTTCACAGCCGCCTCTTGTTCAGGCCATCTTCAATGGAGACCCTGAGGAGATACGCATGCTCATCTTCAAATCGGAGGACATCAATGCGCTG GATGCAGAGAAGCGTACTCCACTCCACGCTGCAGCGTTTCTGGGGGATGCTGAGATCACCGAGCTGCTCATCCTCTCTG GGGCTCGGGTCAATGCCAAAGACAACATGTGGCTCACCCCTCTTCACAGGGCTGTTGCGTCCAGGAGTGAG GAGGCGGTACGTGTGCTGATCCGTCACTCGGCCGACGTGAACGCTCGGGATAAGAACTGGCAGACTCCGCTGCACGTGGCTGCCGCTAACAAGGCTCTGCGCTGTGCTGAGGTCATCATCCCACTCCTCAGCAGCGTTAACGTCTCGGACCGCGGGGGGCGCACAGCTCTGCACCACGCCGCCCTCAATGGACACACTGAG ATGGTCAACTTGCTCCTGGCTAAAGGTGCTAACATCAATGCCTTTGATAAGAAGGATGGCCGTGCTCTCCACTGGGCTGCCTACATGG GCCACTTAGATGTGGTGTGTCTGCTGGTGGACCAGGGGGCAGAGGTCAGTTGTAAGGACAAGCGAGGATACACACCACTCCACGCTGCCGCCTCCAATGGACAGATCAATGTAGTCAAACACCTGCTCAACCTGTCTGTGGAG ATAGATGAGGCCAATGCATTTGGGAACACCGCACTGCACGTGGCCTGTTTTAATGGTCaggatgcagtggtcagtgagctgATCGATTACGGGGCCAATGTGAGTCAGCCCAATAATAAAGGCTTCACCCCTCTCCACTTTGCTGCGGCATCCACTCATGGAGCACTTTGCCTGGAGTTCCTGGTCAACAACGGAGCTGACGTGAATGTGCAG AGCCGAGATGGGAAGAGTCCTCTCCACATGACTGCAGTGCATGGGCGCTTTACACGTTCACAGACCCTCATCCAGAACG GTGGAGAGATTGATTCTGTGGATAAGGATGGCAACACTCCTTTACACATTGCCGCTCGTTATGGTCATGAACTGCTCATCAACACCTTAATCACTAGTGGAGCCGATTgcaccag gagagGAGTTCATGGAATGTTCCCCCTGCACTTGGCTGCTCTGAATGCTCATGCTGACTGCTGCCGGAAGCTCCTCTCCTCAG GCTTCCAGATCGACACCCCGGACAGCCTGGGGCGGACCTGTCTGCATGCTGCCGCCGCTGGAGG GAATGTGGAGTGTGTAAAGCTGCTGCTCAGCAGTGGAGCAGACCACAACCGAACAGATAAACACGGGAG GACTCCTCTTCACTATGCAGCTGCCAGTCGTCATTTTCAGTGCCTGGAGACTCTGGTGTCCTGCGTTACCCGCATTAATGCCACTGACCAATGGGGACGCTCTGCCCTGCACTATGCTGCTGCCTCTGACCTGGACAGAAG GCGACGAGTAGCCCTGGAGCCAGAGAGTCCTGGAGTGCAAgccgagaaagagaaagaggcagcTTC GTGCCTCGAGTTCCTGCTGAAGAGCGGAGCTACTGCTTCACAGAAGGACAAACAGGGCTATAGTGCTGTGTACTACGCTGCTGCCTATGGCCACAGACACTGCTTGGAGCTG cTCTTGGAAAAAGAGGAGAACCATCAGGATGAGATGGACAGTTCCAGCACTAGGAGTCCACTGCATCTAGCC GCGTACCACGGCCATGCGCAGGCTCTAGAGGTCCTGCTACAGGGTCACTGTGAGGTGGACCAGGGGGATGAGGTAGGTCGCACCGCTCTGGCCTTGGCTGCTCTCAGGGGCCACACTGACTGTGCTCTGACCCTGCTGAACCATGGAGCGTCGCCACGCAGTAGAGACTCCACCCGCGGACGCACGCCCATCCATCTGGCAG TGATGAATGGCCATACGTCTTGTGTGCGCCTCCTGCTGGAAGACTCTGACTGTGCAGACCTGGTGGATGCAGCTGATTCTCAGGGACA gACCCCCCTGATGCTGGCAGTGGTGGGGGGTCATGTGGATGCTGTGTCTCTACTGTTGGAGCGAGAGGCCAGTGTGGACACAGCTGACCATCAGGGACTGACTGCACTTCACTTAGGG ttgcTGTGTGGGCAGGAGGAGTGTGTGCAGTGTCTGCTGGAGCAGGAAGCCTCAGTGTTGCTGGGAGACGCGAAGGGCCGCACGGCTCTGCACCTAGCTGCTGCGAGAGGCCACGCGTCCTGGCTGAGCGAACTGCTGAGCATAGCCTGTTCTGAGGCCCCCACGCCTCCGCCACGGGACAACCAGGGATACACACCCCTACACTGGGCCTGCTACAACG GTCATGAGGGCTGTGTGGAGGTGCTACTGGAACAGAAAGGCTGTCGATGTTTTGATGGAAACCCCTTCACCCctctgcactgtgctgt AGTAAATGACCACGAGTCCTGTGCCACTCTTCTGCTGGAAGCCATGGGCTCAGAGATAGTGACCTGCAAGGACTCTAAGGACAG GACGCCTCTTCATGCAGCTGCATTTGCTGGCCATGTGGACTGTGTTCAGCTGCTCCTGGCCCATGATGCTCCTGTGGATGCTGTGGACCAGTCAGGGCGCAGTGCGCTCATGATGGCAGCCGAGAGAGGTGCGGTTGGAGTTGTAG AGGCTCTCCTCACCAGTGCCAGTGCAGATCTGAGTTTGACTGACCAAAAAGGCAACACCGCGCTACACCTTGCTTGCTGTAAT GGAAAGGAGGACTGTGCTATGTTAATTTTGGAGAAACTTCCAGATGCCACCCTAATCAAGGCCACGAACGCTGCACTCCAGAC tcCCCTCCACCTGGCTGCCCGCAGTGGTCTGAAGCAGACGGTGCAGGAGCTGCTGTCCCGCGGTGCCAGCGTGCAGGTCCTGGACGAGAATG GTTTCACTCCCGCTCTGGCTTGTGCTCCTAGCAGAGAAGTGGCAGACTGCCTGGCTCTCATTCTGGCTACCATGATGCCTTTCTGCTCCCCTTGCAGCTCCGGAGCGCCCTCCCCAGGGGCCCTGCTGAGGTCCCTGCCCCGCCAAGCCAAAGGCCCTCAGGGCCCACGGGGCCCTTCCAGCGAGGGCACGACCACGGAAAACGACTCAGACTCGGAGACCTTTTGA
- the ankrd44 gene encoding serine/threonine-protein phosphatase 6 regulatory ankyrin repeat subunit C isoform X1 yields the protein MCLKWLQWYYRTCPRFHPDMLSVCSQPPLVQAIFNGDPEEIRMLIFKSEDINALDAEKRTPLHAAAFLGDAEITELLILSGARVNAKDNMWLTPLHRAVASRSEEAVRVLIRHSADVNARDKNWQTPLHVAAANKALRCAEVIIPLLSSVNVSDRGGRTALHHAALNGHTEMVNLLLAKGANINAFDKKDGRALHWAAYMGHLDVVCLLVDQGAEVSCKDKRGYTPLHAAASNGQINVVKHLLNLSVEIDEANAFGNTALHVACFNGQDAVVSELIDYGANVSQPNNKGFTPLHFAAASTHGALCLEFLVNNGADVNVQSRDGKSPLHMTAVHGRFTRSQTLIQNGGEIDSVDKDGNTPLHIAARYGHELLINTLITSGADCTRRGVHGMFPLHLAALNAHADCCRKLLSSGRRYSIICPLSNDSVLCAGFQIDTPDSLGRTCLHAAAAGGNVECVKLLLSSGADHNRTDKHGRTPLHYAAASRHFQCLETLVSCVTRINATDQWGRSALHYAAASDLDRRRRVALEPESPGVQAEKEKEAASCLEFLLKSGATASQKDKQGYSAVYYAAAYGHRHCLELLLEKEENHQDEMDSSSTRSPLHLAAYHGHAQALEVLLQGHCEVDQGDEVGRTALALAALRGHTDCALTLLNHGASPRSRDSTRGRTPIHLAVMNGHTSCVRLLLEDSDCADLVDAADSQGQTPLMLAVVGGHVDAVSLLLEREASVDTADHQGLTALHLGLLCGQEECVQCLLEQEASVLLGDAKGRTALHLAAARGHASWLSELLSIACSEAPTPPPRDNQGYTPLHWACYNGHEGCVEVLLEQKGCRCFDGNPFTPLHCAVVNDHESCATLLLEAMGSEIVTCKDSKDRTPLHAAAFAGHVDCVQLLLAHDAPVDAVDQSGRSALMMAAERGAVGVVEALLTSASADLSLTDQKGNTALHLACCNGKEDCAMLILEKLPDATLIKATNAALQTPLHLAARSGLKQTVQELLSRGASVQVLDENGFTPALACAPSREVADCLALILATMMPFCSPCSSGAPSPGALLRSLPRQAKGPQGPRGPSSEGTTTENDSDSETF from the exons ATGTGTCTGAAGTGGCTGCAGTGGTATTATCGCACATGTCCTCGTTTCCACCCTGACATGCTCTCTGTTTGTTCACAGCCGCCTCTTGTTCAGGCCATCTTCAATGGAGACCCTGAGGAGATACGCATGCTCATCTTCAAATCGGAGGACATCAATGCGCTG GATGCAGAGAAGCGTACTCCACTCCACGCTGCAGCGTTTCTGGGGGATGCTGAGATCACCGAGCTGCTCATCCTCTCTG GGGCTCGGGTCAATGCCAAAGACAACATGTGGCTCACCCCTCTTCACAGGGCTGTTGCGTCCAGGAGTGAG GAGGCGGTACGTGTGCTGATCCGTCACTCGGCCGACGTGAACGCTCGGGATAAGAACTGGCAGACTCCGCTGCACGTGGCTGCCGCTAACAAGGCTCTGCGCTGTGCTGAGGTCATCATCCCACTCCTCAGCAGCGTTAACGTCTCGGACCGCGGGGGGCGCACAGCTCTGCACCACGCCGCCCTCAATGGACACACTGAG ATGGTCAACTTGCTCCTGGCTAAAGGTGCTAACATCAATGCCTTTGATAAGAAGGATGGCCGTGCTCTCCACTGGGCTGCCTACATGG GCCACTTAGATGTGGTGTGTCTGCTGGTGGACCAGGGGGCAGAGGTCAGTTGTAAGGACAAGCGAGGATACACACCACTCCACGCTGCCGCCTCCAATGGACAGATCAATGTAGTCAAACACCTGCTCAACCTGTCTGTGGAG ATAGATGAGGCCAATGCATTTGGGAACACCGCACTGCACGTGGCCTGTTTTAATGGTCaggatgcagtggtcagtgagctgATCGATTACGGGGCCAATGTGAGTCAGCCCAATAATAAAGGCTTCACCCCTCTCCACTTTGCTGCGGCATCCACTCATGGAGCACTTTGCCTGGAGTTCCTGGTCAACAACGGAGCTGACGTGAATGTGCAG AGCCGAGATGGGAAGAGTCCTCTCCACATGACTGCAGTGCATGGGCGCTTTACACGTTCACAGACCCTCATCCAGAACG GTGGAGAGATTGATTCTGTGGATAAGGATGGCAACACTCCTTTACACATTGCCGCTCGTTATGGTCATGAACTGCTCATCAACACCTTAATCACTAGTGGAGCCGATTgcaccag gagagGAGTTCATGGAATGTTCCCCCTGCACTTGGCTGCTCTGAATGCTCATGCTGACTGCTGCCGGAAGCTCCTCTCCTCAG GACGGAGGTATAGCATAATCTGCCCACTCAGTAACGACTCGGTCCTGTGTGCAGGCTTCCAGATCGACACCCCGGACAGCCTGGGGCGGACCTGTCTGCATGCTGCCGCCGCTGGAGG GAATGTGGAGTGTGTAAAGCTGCTGCTCAGCAGTGGAGCAGACCACAACCGAACAGATAAACACGGGAG GACTCCTCTTCACTATGCAGCTGCCAGTCGTCATTTTCAGTGCCTGGAGACTCTGGTGTCCTGCGTTACCCGCATTAATGCCACTGACCAATGGGGACGCTCTGCCCTGCACTATGCTGCTGCCTCTGACCTGGACAGAAG GCGACGAGTAGCCCTGGAGCCAGAGAGTCCTGGAGTGCAAgccgagaaagagaaagaggcagcTTC GTGCCTCGAGTTCCTGCTGAAGAGCGGAGCTACTGCTTCACAGAAGGACAAACAGGGCTATAGTGCTGTGTACTACGCTGCTGCCTATGGCCACAGACACTGCTTGGAGCTG cTCTTGGAAAAAGAGGAGAACCATCAGGATGAGATGGACAGTTCCAGCACTAGGAGTCCACTGCATCTAGCC GCGTACCACGGCCATGCGCAGGCTCTAGAGGTCCTGCTACAGGGTCACTGTGAGGTGGACCAGGGGGATGAGGTAGGTCGCACCGCTCTGGCCTTGGCTGCTCTCAGGGGCCACACTGACTGTGCTCTGACCCTGCTGAACCATGGAGCGTCGCCACGCAGTAGAGACTCCACCCGCGGACGCACGCCCATCCATCTGGCAG TGATGAATGGCCATACGTCTTGTGTGCGCCTCCTGCTGGAAGACTCTGACTGTGCAGACCTGGTGGATGCAGCTGATTCTCAGGGACA gACCCCCCTGATGCTGGCAGTGGTGGGGGGTCATGTGGATGCTGTGTCTCTACTGTTGGAGCGAGAGGCCAGTGTGGACACAGCTGACCATCAGGGACTGACTGCACTTCACTTAGGG ttgcTGTGTGGGCAGGAGGAGTGTGTGCAGTGTCTGCTGGAGCAGGAAGCCTCAGTGTTGCTGGGAGACGCGAAGGGCCGCACGGCTCTGCACCTAGCTGCTGCGAGAGGCCACGCGTCCTGGCTGAGCGAACTGCTGAGCATAGCCTGTTCTGAGGCCCCCACGCCTCCGCCACGGGACAACCAGGGATACACACCCCTACACTGGGCCTGCTACAACG GTCATGAGGGCTGTGTGGAGGTGCTACTGGAACAGAAAGGCTGTCGATGTTTTGATGGAAACCCCTTCACCCctctgcactgtgctgt AGTAAATGACCACGAGTCCTGTGCCACTCTTCTGCTGGAAGCCATGGGCTCAGAGATAGTGACCTGCAAGGACTCTAAGGACAG GACGCCTCTTCATGCAGCTGCATTTGCTGGCCATGTGGACTGTGTTCAGCTGCTCCTGGCCCATGATGCTCCTGTGGATGCTGTGGACCAGTCAGGGCGCAGTGCGCTCATGATGGCAGCCGAGAGAGGTGCGGTTGGAGTTGTAG AGGCTCTCCTCACCAGTGCCAGTGCAGATCTGAGTTTGACTGACCAAAAAGGCAACACCGCGCTACACCTTGCTTGCTGTAAT GGAAAGGAGGACTGTGCTATGTTAATTTTGGAGAAACTTCCAGATGCCACCCTAATCAAGGCCACGAACGCTGCACTCCAGAC tcCCCTCCACCTGGCTGCCCGCAGTGGTCTGAAGCAGACGGTGCAGGAGCTGCTGTCCCGCGGTGCCAGCGTGCAGGTCCTGGACGAGAATG GTTTCACTCCCGCTCTGGCTTGTGCTCCTAGCAGAGAAGTGGCAGACTGCCTGGCTCTCATTCTGGCTACCATGATGCCTTTCTGCTCCCCTTGCAGCTCCGGAGCGCCCTCCCCAGGGGCCCTGCTGAGGTCCCTGCCCCGCCAAGCCAAAGGCCCTCAGGGCCCACGGGGCCCTTCCAGCGAGGGCACGACCACGGAAAACGACTCAGACTCGGAGACCTTTTGA